From Quercus robur chromosome 8, dhQueRobu3.1, whole genome shotgun sequence:
acTTGCAATTAATCACTCTGAACTTTTAAATTGTTGTTAGTTTGACCCTCTTATTAAGAGAAGATTATTGAATACTTCGGGAGTACTCTAAATACGTATTCTCTTTCTTACATGAATTGTGGGTttcatcatgaatttaattaataagacCTAATTAtgtgataaaggaaaatataCATTTATAGTATTTTGGGACTGAAAGTATCCTATAATTACTTCTTATCAAGTTTCGTTAATGATTGACTATTAACTACATTAATAATGTAGTTTTATTTTCGACGGAAATGCATTTTTTGTCTATATATTTTGAGCTGATTTTTGTTTTAGTCCTTATCTTTTAGACACACCTATCTTAGTCCTCAGAAATCAAAAATTATTTCCATTTTAATTCCTGTCGTCATCTTAGTAACAATGATAGACGAAATGCTTTGTAGGcatttttttatgttgacttgatcattaaaaaatatttttttaaaaatctttggCAAGATGCCAAgtcaatatttaaattaataaaaaaaaggcagatcagaaaatttttaaaattaaaaattaaaaattgaaccttaaatttaatcaaattaaataattaaattttttttttttgggttacttTTCATTAGCTTTTTCGTAAGAAACATCACGTTCTTTCCCTAGAACATGaacttcatgttcttcccctaCAAACAAACCAAATTCCAGCAACCCCATAAGCTCAGAAATTttcttgagaaacaaacacaaaaaacccagaaaattcagcttaaaaaattcataaatctgAAAGCCTCCATTTTTTCCAACCctagcaaaatcatcaaatcccaaAGCCACAAAGCACCAAATCAATCCAAACATACAgccaacccaaacaaaaaatctcaaCACTCAAACCCAATACACAAACCTAAAAAtacccagccaccaccaccagccGATCAAAccatcaagagagagagagagagaatcggGTTTAGGGTGAGAGAAAGTTAGAGATTAAGAGAAAAAGAACCCATTGTGTTTAGCTCTCTTCTGGGTTGGTTTTGAATTGGGATCTGTGCTTGTAGTGAAGCCTTTGGAGCATTGAAGCTGAAATCTGGTCTCTTGGTGGCATATTTAAGTGTTTTTGGTTTCTGGGTTTTCTTGGTTTAGTGAGTTGGAGGCTAAAAATTCAGGTCTTGGAACTAGCCAACTGTGGAGCTGCAAGCAAAGCAGAAagccaaaacttttttgtgagTTGGGAATTGGATCTGTAATGTTGAGGTTTATAATTTGGtgaagttttttgttttgtaccaTGAAGTTGTGCGTTCAAAGTTGGAATCTTTGGGGGTTGTGGGTGAGAATTGTAAGGTGCGAATGAGGCTTACTGTGCTTTGTAGTGTATACGGTTTGGGTTGAAGATTCCGAAGTGAGTTTGGGTTTCTGGGGTTGTGTTCATGTTAGAGATGAACATGATCcgaatttatgtatttttgtgtttttcatttttttaaaagttgaaaaattattatttttaaattagataCTGACGGGGTATTTTATTAATTACATCAGTAACTTTTATATACTAAAGGTGTATTCCGTTTCTCACGTATGTTTTTTCTGTTACTAAAATTAGATTCTAacgtgggttccagttagcttaactggtaaagtctctaatggttgtataagagatctggggttcaattcccgcctacaccaaaaactgattggtgtcttggtctgataataaagagctattatcaggagcggacgccataggttaaaactctctcaaaacaaaaaaaaaaaaaattagatgctaACTGTGTATTCCGTTTATCACTTATGCTTTGTCCGTTACTGAAATGCTAACAGGGTATTTtgttattcttattttattagtcAGGCAGTATCTAATATGTTAACGGTGCATTCTATTTATCACAAATGTTTTTTCCGTTACTGACATGAAAGTAGAGATTAAAAGAGCAATAGTTTTCGATTTACAGGGAGTAAGGTAGATGTGTCTAAAAGTTAGGGATCAAAACTGGAATCGGCCAAAATATGGAGattaaaaatgcatttttttttttttagaacccattagataataaaaaaagtcaGAGGAAATTCCTAATGCATTGATGTTTAATGGCACGAGCATGAGGCatattaaaataacatattgCATGAGGCATATTGTACAGAAACTCATCAAACAATGGCATGAGGCATATTGAACTAACATATTGCATGACCCCAAAGTTAGAATAACAAAACTTCTCTTGATGACAAATTTGATTgatcttatttttatgtttattaaagAATCTATATGAAGAAATGGAAAACCGAATTAACACAGCAGTTAAAATGGGCACCATTCCAAAAGAAACAAGGGATCAACACAAAGGATTTTCAGAATGGAACTCCAAAGTAACGAAGCAAGATCACCAATCAATTGTGCAGGTaaatcttacaatttttttttttttaataataaacctTAATTTCTCATTGAGTTAGTATTATTACAccttctcaaaacaaaaaaaaaaaaagttttatcaaTTATCATGATCATGCCttcaattaaatactcttaTTTAATgaatttcgaaaaaaaaaaaaaaaaactcttatttAATGCAATAATCGAACCCTATTTCATCAAATGACCCATTCCTCCACCAATATTTTAGAATactcttttacaattttatttatttgtttgttacatataatttttaaaataaaaactggtgcaatattgccttttttttagattataatTAATGGAATGGACAAAAATGCAATGGATATTGATGGATGGCGATTGCCAACACTAGTATACATGGCACAAGGAAAAAGACCACAGTGCCCTCACAACTTTAAAGCTGGAGCTATGAATGCATTAGTAAGTTTTAAACTTCCGTACATAGGTAGGGTTCAAGTTAAACTTAGTATAACTTTTGTTTATGTTATACCACTTCATGATTCTCTAGTGGGtgttttttaacaatttcatgGTTGGATTAAATTGTATTCTTATACATTACAAGTATGCAAGATGTTAAGataattaaatatcaataactatcttatctttcttttctttttttcttttttcccatcttttttatacaaaataactATCTTATCTTTAAAGTgattaaattttaggattttgaaCTCTTAGATTATATACCAAACATGAGTTTATGAATTAAATGGTATGATAATATTTGATGTAcacgaaatttgacatgtgtgtaCAGAGCAGAGAGAATATATAGTCCATCCATGGAGCTTGCATAATAATATTCTAATGAAAAATGATTAAGTGGTATAACATTTAGTGAGTATTACACCAATTACttttaatacatgttctttaaTGTCTCCTTAACATAAATGTTGCTaaagtgaaataaaaataagcatacacacaaaaaaaaaaaagaagtttgtttAGTTTATAAGTACAGGCGataattatgtaaaatttatGACCATGGCCACTTGATAATgttactaattttatttttcatagtATTTTGATGAAGGTAATTTCACATGTGCAGATAAGAGTGTCTTCAAAGATAAGTAATGCCCCAATCATCCTGAACTTAGACTGTGACATGTATGCAAATGATGTGGACACAATACGAGAGATACTGTGTTTCTTCATGGACAAAAAGAGAGGTCATGAGATCTCTTTCGTGCAATTTCCacaacaatataacaatatCACCAAGAATGATATTTATGCAAGTTCTTATTCAGTTACTAACAATGTGAGTAATCTATGACTATGCCTTTGTTTTCAGGAAGAGAAACCAATGTTGATCCTTTTGGTGAACTGATATACTATTATTCATGGTTAAATATGAAGGTTGAGCTTGCTGGTATAGGTGGATATGGTGCAGCCTTGTATTGTGGCACCGGATGTTTCCATCGAAGAGAGAGTCTTTGTGGAAAGGTGTATTCCAAGGATTATAAAGGAGAATTTAATCTAGAAGCCAAGAAGAATAATGATAAAACTGTTAATGAATTGGAAGAATTATCTAAAGTTTTTGCTAATTGTAGTGCTGAGAAGGACACTCAATGGGGGAaaaatgtctctctctctctctctctctctctctctcacacacacacacacactcgcTTACATTTGTGTGTAggaattttaatgaaaatggtAATTATATTTGCAGATGGGGCTGATTTATGGGTGCCCAGTTGAAGACATTGTAACTGGCTTGACTATTCAATGTAGGGGTTGGAAATCACTTTATTATAATCCAGATAGAAAGGCATTTTTGGGTGTTGGTCCAACTACTTTAGATATAGTTCTTATTCAACACAAGAGGTGGTCTGAAGGCATGTTTCAAATATTTTTCTCCAAGTTTTGCCCTTTCATATATGGGCAAggaaagataaaattttgtgCTCAGATGGGATATTGTATTTATCTTTTATGGGCTCCAATTTCCTTCCCAACACTCTATTATGTGATTGTTCCTTCTCTTTGCTTGCTTCATGGCTTTTCCTTATTCCCTCAGgtttatcttttatctttattttcttattttatataatttaatgcGTATAATAGATGTCATAAAAGAAAGAATTCATGCTTATCACGCACataattttaatgatatatGTTTTGTGCTCCTTCAATACTTCAATGGCCCCTAGATTATTTATTAAACACAAAAATTCCATGTTCTTAACTTTATGTTTAGTCTAGAATTGAAATTTGTGAGCAACTACGTAGCAACAAGTCAAGTAAAAAGTGCTTTCTTATGACGTTTCCTATTGTAGAGCTTATATATACTGATTTCATGGCCTCATTTTCCAGGTTAAAAGCATATGGTTCTTGCCCTTTGCTTATGTTTTTGTAGCAAGGAATGTTGGCAGCATAGTAGAGGCCTTGAGTTGTGGGAATACTCTCAAAGCTTGGTGGAATTGGCAACGAATGTGGGTGATCCAAAGAACTACCTCATTCTTCTTTGGGTTCATTGACACCATTAGCAGACAATTAGGCCTCTCTGAAACAACATTTGTGCTAACAACTAAGGTAGGTGCAGAGGATGTGTTGAAGAGGTACAGGCAAGAAGTCATAGAGTTTGGAAGCCCAACTATCATGCTTACCATTATAGCAACATTGGCATTACTATACCTCTTTAGTTTAATTGGGGAAATCAGAAAGATTGTTCTGGATTTTGAGTTCAAGGTGTTAGACCAGTTGATCATGCAGGTTATTCTTAACTTGCTACTTGTCTTGATCAACATACCAGTGTACCAAGGACTCTTCATCCGCAATGATAAGGGTCGTATACCATCCTCGGTTTTGTTCAAGTCTATTGTTTTAGCTTCACTGGCTTGTTTGATA
This genomic window contains:
- the LOC126694286 gene encoding cellulose synthase-like protein E6 isoform X3, yielding MGKESGEEGALPLFETKEARFRGAYKMFASTVFVGICLIWVYRLTHIPRVGEQGRWAWIGMFMAELCFGLYWMLTQSCRFKVVYNHPFKERLSYRYEKKLPNVDIFVCTADPKMEPPTLVINTILSIMSYNYPPEKLSVYLSDDGGSELTFYALIEASNFSKHWIPFCKKFNIKPRSPGAYFAQQIDVQNITYAQEWLAMKNLYEEMENRINTAVKMGTIPKETRDQHKGFSEWNSKVTKQDHQSIVQIIINGMDKNAMDIDGWRLPTLVYMAQGKRPQCPHNFKAGAMNALIRVSSKISNAPIILNLDCDMYANDVDTIREILCFFMDKKRGHEISFVQFPQQYNNITKNDIYASSYSVTNNVELAGIGGYGAALYCGTGCFHRRESLCGKVYSKDYKGEFNLEAKKNNDKTVNELEELSKVFANCSAEKDTQWGKNMGLIYGCPVEDIVTGLTIQCRGWKSLYYNPDRKAFLGVGPTTLDIVLIQHKRWSEGMFQIFFSKFCPFIYGQGKIKFCAQMGYCIYLLWAPISFPTLYYVIVPSLCLLHGFSLFPQVKSIWFLPFAYVFVARNVGSIVEALSCGNTLKAWWNWQRMWVIQRTTSFFFGFIDTISRQLGLSETTFVLTTKVGAEDVLKRYRQEVIEFGSPTIMLTIIATLALLYLFSLIGEIRKIVLDFEFKVLDQLIMQVILNLLLVLINIPVYQGLFIRNDKGRIPSSVLFKSIVLASLACLIPII